From Chengkuizengella sediminis:
CTACATTTAATGTATATTTCAAGGATGCAGATAATGAAGTGTCCTTTAAACAAGATAAAAATGAGAACTTTGAATATTTGAATGTATCTCGATACAACAGTCCTTTATTTCCTTTAGCTGCGATTAATGAGTTTTTTAAAACGCCTTTGAAAACATTGGATGAACGAGATGAGGAAGGCTACGAGCATTCATTATTCATGAATATGGTACATATCGAAAGAATTAGATATATCGATTTTTTTAGTAAACATATGAAGGATTTTTCGTTTGATGCCGAGCCTCTTACACATAAAAGTTACGCTTTAACGATTTCTACTAAAAAGAGTTTATATCAGTTATTGCATGTTTCAAGTGTGTTGTGTTTGTTTTTATCTACGTTTGGAAATGAGTATCTTGATACATCTGATAGTTTATTAGAAAAATATATTCAGAGCATCAATGTCATCGATGCACCATTTTATATACGAAGTTTATTCGTTAGAAACTTCCTATCTTCTAAAAATAGATTTAATAAATATAAAGCAGCGTTGGAAAATACAAACCGTTACGACATTCAGTTTGATTTTGGAGGTACTGCTTTTCAGCGGAGAAACTATATTGCAAACTCCTTGCCTTTTGACAAATCAATATTGGATATTGGGTGTGGGGAAGGTTTTTATGCTTTTCCATTTTCTAAAAAAATTGAAGAAAGCTATTATGCTATTGATATAGACAAAGATCTTCTTCGAGATGTGAACCTGAAAGCCAGAGCCAAAGAAATTGATAATATTGTAACTTTTCATTCTATGGATCACTTCTTAGAAGGGTATGAGGGAGAGCAAGTAGATATTATCCTAACCGAAGTGATTGAGCATATGAGTGAGGATGAGGCTAAAAAGTTTATCCTTCAAATTGTACAACATGTTAACTTTGACAACTTTATTATTACAACGCCGAATTTTGATTTTAACCAGTATTACGAAATTAACAATTTTAGGCATGACGATCACAAATGGGAAATGGGTCGGGAACAATTTAGACAATGGTTTATAGATGTGACGAAGGAATTAAACCTAGACTATGAATTTGTAGCTGTAGGTGATGGAGTGAATAACATTCAAACAACACAAGGTGTCATTTTAAGGAATAAGGGGGCGTAACGATGCAGATACAAACAAAAATGCATACGATCTTCATGCTGATCGGTTCAACGGAGTGTGGTAAAACCACTTTTGCTAACGAGGTTTTAATCCCCCAGTTAAAGTTTGAGGATGAATCGAAAAATGTGAAATCCAATATACAATACATTTCTTCA
This genomic window contains:
- a CDS encoding class I SAM-dependent methyltransferase, whose amino-acid sequence is MAIVQLSSTNPNFSFMIKKNPNSGMLLRSIRKGKAYGWYSDEATFNVYFKDADNEVSFKQDKNENFEYLNVSRYNSPLFPLAAINEFFKTPLKTLDERDEEGYEHSLFMNMVHIERIRYIDFFSKHMKDFSFDAEPLTHKSYALTISTKKSLYQLLHVSSVLCLFLSTFGNEYLDTSDSLLEKYIQSINVIDAPFYIRSLFVRNFLSSKNRFNKYKAALENTNRYDIQFDFGGTAFQRRNYIANSLPFDKSILDIGCGEGFYAFPFSKKIEESYYAIDIDKDLLRDVNLKARAKEIDNIVTFHSMDHFLEGYEGEQVDIILTEVIEHMSEDEAKKFILQIVQHVNFDNFIITTPNFDFNQYYEINNFRHDDHKWEMGREQFRQWFIDVTKELNLDYEFVAVGDGVNNIQTTQGVILRNKGA